In Streptomyces sp. NBC_01707, a genomic segment contains:
- a CDS encoding gas vesicle protein K: MTDEDHPPGNRFDEVADAATRAFRLLPAPPQDVMTCGRADRRPAQRITTDPDTVERDLMKLVLTIVELLRQLMERQALQRVDAGGLTEEQEERLGETLMILHDRMIELCARYDLSMQDLNLDLGPLGTLLPPTE, translated from the coding sequence ATGACCGATGAGGACCACCCGCCCGGCAACCGCTTCGACGAAGTCGCGGACGCGGCCACCCGCGCCTTCCGCCTGCTGCCCGCGCCGCCGCAAGATGTCATGACCTGTGGTCGTGCGGATCGCAGGCCGGCCCAGCGGATCACCACCGACCCCGACACGGTGGAACGAGACCTGATGAAGCTCGTCCTCACGATCGTCGAGCTGCTGCGCCAGCTCATGGAACGCCAGGCCCTGCAGCGGGTGGACGCCGGAGGCCTCACCGAGGAGCAGGAGGAGCGCCTGGGAGAAACGTTGATGATTCTGCACGATCGTATGATTGAACTCTGCGCTCGATACGACCTTTCCATGCAAGACCTCAATCTGGATCTCGGGCCTCTCGGAACCCTGCTGCCACCCACAGAATGA
- a CDS encoding gas vesicle protein, which yields MKAPGRLQAVAEEPLAERQIALIDLLDRLLSGGVVLTGDIVLSIADIDLVRISLRALIVSISEQNPSPWHAVSAPAGDNDDR from the coding sequence GTGAAAGCGCCGGGCAGGCTGCAGGCCGTAGCGGAAGAACCGCTGGCGGAGCGGCAGATCGCGCTGATCGACCTGCTGGACCGACTGCTCAGCGGAGGCGTGGTCCTCACCGGTGACATCGTGCTCTCCATCGCCGATATCGACCTCGTACGCATATCGCTGCGCGCGCTGATCGTCTCCATCAGCGAACAGAATCCATCCCCGTGGCATGCCGTCTCAGCACCCGCAGGAGACAACGATGACCGATGA